The following are encoded in a window of Brettanomyces bruxellensis chromosome 9, complete sequence genomic DNA:
- a CDS encoding uncharacterized protein (BUSCO:EOG092626HU) has translation MFRKVKRRIDGRRNFESDGKGFSDDLAKYPHRLSFYRLPPTEEITLEEFETWAIDRLQVLLEIESCLSRGKSFRETGAIVSTMLNKLLPLNTPNKESSSLFQERKKDHYSHFILRLAFCRSEELRKRFVRAETMLFKMRYQMLSVQEQRDFVKSIDLPWQEVSEKERTEFKDELLRCSYNAIRSALMQTVEYQRTQRVTEEQINNYLISTKFYKLPFEYVPELVSTRQSFIHMGYAYVGEFQRLSLIANEFGDFLMGQLKATMRALPTLDEDDRLVPVLNNLSKGYVSLDYKLNGGYGEDANGSGDNSGITAESVGMYIKDMPLCMQNLMDGLKKDHHLRYSGRQQLSLFLKGIGLNAEEALKFWQEQFTAGGVGSMTVERFNKEYRYNFRHNYGLEGGHIHYKPWDCRTILSKPAPGRNEYHGCPFRDWHRDELSFNLQKLGLADDTRLNEVLDLSEKGEYQTACTRVFELLNKDRIDDCLKKGVKIDESSIVHPNQYFDRSKYLDAHCDKQSS, from the coding sequence ATGTTTAGAAAAGTTAAGAGAAGAATTGATGGTAGAAGGAATTTCGAGTCGGATGGCAAAGGCTTCTCAGATGATTTGGCGAAATATCCTCACAGGCTTTCATTCTATAGATTACCGCCTACAGAAGAGATAACCTTAGAAGAATTTGAAACATGGGCAATAGATAGGCTTCAGGTATTACTTGAAATCGAGTCATGTTTAAGTAGAGGAAAATCGTTCAGGGAAACTGGTGCTATAGTCAGCACAATGCTAAATAAGCTGCTTCCATTAAACACGCCAAATAAGgaatcatcttctttgttcCAAGAACGCAAAAAGGATCACTATTCTCACTTTATACTTAGACTTGCATTCTGTAGATCAGAGGAATTGCGAAAGAGATTTGTTCGAGCAGAGACGATGCTTTTTAAAATGAGGTATCAGATGCTCAGTGTTCAGGAACAGCGAGATTTTGTGAAAAGCATCGATCTTCCTTGGCAGGAAGTTTCCGAAAAGGAGAGAACAGAATTTAAAGATGAACTTTTAAGATGCTCTTATAATGCTATTAGGTCTGCACTAATGCAAACTGTCGAATACCAAAGAACCCAGAGGGTGACGGAGGAACAGATAAATAACTATTTGATTTCAACCAAATTCTATAAGCTTCCATTTGAGTATGTGCCAGAACTTGTGTCAACAAGACAATCTTTTATACATATGGGATATGCGTATGTCGGTGAATTCCAGCGCTTATCACTAATTGCAAACGAGTTTGGTGACTTTTTGATGGGTCAGTTGAAAGCCACAATGAGAGCTCTTCCTACTcttgatgaggatgatagATTGGTTCCAGTTTTAAACAATCTTTCTAAGGGATATGTTTCTTTAGATTATAAGTTAAATGGCGGATACGGTGAGGATGCAAACGGAAGCGGTGACAATTCAGGAATTACTGCTGAGAGTGTCGGAATGTACATAAAGGATATGCCTTTGTGCATGCAGAATTTGATGGACGGTTTAAAGAAAGATCATCATTTAAGATATAGTGGCAGACAACAATTATCgttatttttaaaaggaATAGGCCTAAATGCTGAGGAAGCACTGAAGTTTTGGCAAGAGCAGTTCACCGCCGGTGGAGTTGGATCAATGACTGTAGAACGATTCAACAAGGAATATCGTTATAATTTTAGGCATAATTATGGACTTGAGGGAGGTCATATTCACTACAAACCATGGGATTGCAGGACAATTCTTTCAAAGCCCGCTCCAGGTAGAAATGAATATCATGGTTGCCCATTCCGGGATTGGCACAGGGACGAACTTAGCTTTAATTTACAGAAGTTAGGTCTTGCAGATGACACTCGTTTAAACGAAGTTCTTGACTTAAGTGAGAAAGGAGAGTACCAAACAGCATGTACAAGAGTGTTTGAACTTTTAAATAAAGATCGGATTGATGACTGCCTCAAGAAGGGTGTTAAAATCGATGAAAGCTCTATTGTTCATCCAAACCAGTATTTTGATCGATCCAAGTACCTTGATGCTCATTGTGACAAACAATCTTCTTAA